One Actinomyces respiraculi DNA window includes the following coding sequences:
- a CDS encoding alanine/glycine:cation symporter family protein, whose amino-acid sequence MTAPVLLNAAASDAAPSIIDVATDRLSLVSDYLYGSFLAWVLIAVGLYFTVRTRFVQVRLFGAMLRTVFTSRSSAKHHDEGISSFQAFAIGLASRIGTGNIIGVAVAITMGGPGAVFWMWLVATVGMATGFIESTLAQLFKVRHPDGTFRGGPAYYIERGLGSRTWGAVFAVVITFVFGFAYEATQSYAISSSLQDTFNLSPWASAALLVALTGPVVFRGIKPVARVAEVIAPVMALVYAGMALLILALNIGAVPVALTQIIQGAFGLNQAFAGLSGGLYAAAINGIKRGLFSNEAGQGSVPNAAATATTSHPVKQGFIQSMGVFVDTIIVCTATALIILLSGVYEPSTAVEGAAATLTSTSVASALGGWTKYLMTAVIFVFAYSSLLGNYTYAEINMDFLRPARDGKAKPHYGLRSIILVATAVGAVASLEFVINLSDVAMGVMAVINIVAILALGTWAFGALRDWESQNRALTAGEIDHIRFVAPGNPHLPGELPGDVWTADAEHSGR is encoded by the coding sequence ATGACCGCCCCCGTCCTTCTGAACGCAGCGGCCTCAGACGCCGCCCCCAGCATCATCGACGTCGCCACCGACCGGCTCTCCCTGGTCTCGGACTACCTCTACGGCTCCTTCCTCGCCTGGGTCCTCATCGCCGTCGGCCTCTACTTCACCGTCCGCACCCGCTTCGTCCAGGTGCGCCTGTTCGGTGCGATGCTCCGCACGGTCTTCACCTCGCGCTCCAGCGCCAAGCACCACGACGAGGGCATCAGCTCCTTCCAGGCCTTCGCCATCGGCCTGGCCTCTCGCATCGGCACCGGCAACATCATCGGCGTGGCCGTCGCCATCACCATGGGCGGGCCCGGCGCAGTGTTCTGGATGTGGCTCGTCGCCACGGTCGGCATGGCCACCGGCTTCATCGAGTCCACTCTCGCCCAGCTCTTCAAGGTCCGCCACCCCGACGGCACCTTCCGCGGCGGCCCCGCCTACTACATCGAGCGCGGACTGGGCTCGCGCACCTGGGGGGCCGTCTTCGCCGTCGTCATCACCTTCGTTTTCGGCTTCGCCTACGAGGCCACCCAGTCCTACGCCATCTCCTCAAGCCTGCAGGACACCTTCAACCTGTCCCCGTGGGCCAGCGCCGCCCTCCTCGTGGCCCTGACCGGCCCCGTCGTCTTCCGCGGCATCAAGCCCGTCGCCCGCGTGGCCGAGGTCATCGCCCCGGTCATGGCGCTCGTCTACGCCGGCATGGCCCTGCTCATCCTCGCGCTCAACATCGGTGCGGTCCCCGTGGCCCTCACGCAGATCATCCAGGGCGCCTTCGGTCTCAACCAGGCCTTCGCGGGCCTGTCCGGTGGCCTGTACGCCGCCGCCATCAACGGCATCAAGCGCGGCCTGTTCTCCAACGAGGCCGGCCAGGGCTCGGTCCCCAACGCGGCCGCGACCGCCACCACCTCCCACCCCGTCAAGCAGGGCTTCATCCAGTCCATGGGCGTGTTCGTCGACACCATCATCGTGTGCACGGCCACCGCCCTCATCATCCTGCTCTCGGGCGTCTACGAGCCGTCCACCGCCGTCGAGGGCGCCGCCGCCACGCTCACCAGCACTTCGGTGGCCTCCGCCCTGGGAGGATGGACGAAGTACCTCATGACCGCGGTGATCTTCGTCTTCGCCTACTCCTCGCTGCTGGGCAACTACACCTACGCCGAGATCAACATGGACTTCCTGCGCCCGGCCAGGGACGGCAAGGCCAAGCCGCACTACGGGCTGCGCTCCATCATCCTCGTCGCCACCGCCGTCGGTGCGGTCGCCTCCCTGGAGTTCGTCATCAACCTCTCCGACGTCGCCATGGGGGTCATGGCGGTCATTAACATCGTCGCCATCCTCGCCCTGGGCACGTGGGCCTTCGGCGCCCTGCGTGACTGGGAGTCCCAGAACCGGGCGCTCACAGCCGGCGAGATCGACCACATCCGCTTCGTCGCCCCGGGTAACCCGCACCTGCCCGGCGAGCTGCCCGGCGACGTGTGGACCGCCGACGCCGAGCACTCGGGCCGCTAG
- a CDS encoding MalY/PatB family protein, with the protein MTPANLSPTAHELEASWDALTAEELRRRGSLKWTVEPGVIGAWVAEMDLGTAPAVTAVLEHAVRDSAFGYTSPVLNQALREATARYQREVHDWRVEAEDVLALPDVLSALRAIIARHTPEGSAVIVPTPAYMPFLRIPGELDRELIAVPARRTRVSADAAAGWALDLDAIEAAMAAGAGLLVLCHPWNPVGRVLTHEELDAVAALSTRYGVSVFSDEIHGPLVLDPTLAHTPYASRPGTDPDLTFTATAASKGWNIPGLKCAQLVVSGEARRSWESSALSRNLSNQGAGIGAMATIAAYDEGREWIEAVRRYVRATAGEVEQVLSAAGVGVTRPEGTYLAWLDLSGTAAAASPARFLLERARVAVNDGVTFGRGFESFARLNLAAPRPLALETASRIAQALA; encoded by the coding sequence GTGACACCAGCGAACCTGTCCCCCACCGCACACGAGCTCGAAGCCTCCTGGGACGCCCTGACCGCTGAGGAGCTGCGCCGACGCGGCTCGCTGAAGTGGACGGTCGAGCCTGGCGTCATCGGCGCCTGGGTCGCTGAGATGGACCTGGGCACCGCCCCCGCCGTGACGGCGGTGCTTGAGCACGCGGTGCGCGACAGCGCCTTCGGCTACACCTCCCCCGTCCTCAACCAGGCACTGCGCGAGGCCACGGCCCGCTACCAGCGCGAGGTCCACGACTGGCGGGTTGAGGCCGAGGATGTCCTGGCGCTGCCGGATGTGCTGTCGGCCCTGCGGGCCATCATCGCCCGTCACACGCCCGAGGGCAGTGCCGTCATCGTGCCGACGCCCGCCTACATGCCCTTCCTCCGGATCCCGGGAGAGCTGGACCGCGAGCTCATCGCGGTGCCGGCCCGGCGCACGCGCGTCAGTGCCGACGCCGCTGCGGGCTGGGCGTTGGACTTGGATGCCATCGAGGCTGCGATGGCGGCCGGCGCCGGTCTGCTGGTGCTGTGCCACCCGTGGAACCCGGTGGGCCGGGTACTCACGCACGAGGAGCTCGACGCCGTCGCCGCACTGTCCACCCGCTACGGGGTGAGCGTGTTCTCCGACGAGATCCACGGGCCCCTCGTCCTGGACCCGACGCTGGCCCACACCCCCTACGCCAGCCGCCCGGGGACTGACCCGGACCTGACGTTTACGGCGACAGCGGCCTCGAAGGGCTGGAACATCCCGGGCCTTAAGTGCGCCCAGCTCGTCGTCTCCGGCGAGGCCCGCCGCAGCTGGGAGTCGTCGGCCCTGTCGCGCAACCTGTCCAACCAGGGTGCCGGGATCGGTGCTATGGCGACGATCGCCGCCTATGACGAGGGCCGGGAGTGGATTGAGGCGGTGCGTCGCTACGTGCGCGCCACCGCCGGTGAGGTCGAGCAGGTGCTGAGCGCTGCCGGGGTGGGCGTCACGCGCCCTGAGGGCACGTACCTGGCCTGGCTGGACCTGAGCGGGACGGCGGCGGCCGCGAGCCCCGCCCGCTTCCTGCTGGAGCGGGCGCGGGTGGCCGTGAACGACGGCGTGACCTTCGGCCGCGGCTTTGAGTCCTTCGCCCGCCTGAACCTGGCGGCCCCGCGGCCGCTGGCCCTGGAGACCGCGTCAAGGATCGCCCAGGCGTTGGCCTGA
- a CDS encoding ribonuclease J encodes MRITPLGGLGEVGRNMTVFELAGKLLIVDCGVLFPEEDQPGVDLILPDFSSIEDRMDDVVALVLTHGHEDHIGGVPYLLRLREDIPLVGSELTLAFVEAKLKEHRIRPVLDVVTEHEEVSYGPFDMEFVAVNHSIPDAMAVFIRTEAGNVLATGDFKVDSLPIDGRITDLRSFARFADEGVDLFCVDSTNAEVPGMIGHENQIGPVLDNVFAESDQQIIVASFASHVHRVQQVLDAAADHGRRVALVGRSMVRNMGIAAERGYLKVPDGVLIDARDLPSLPEDQRVLMVTGSQGEPMAALSRMAHGEHRTITVEPGDTVIFASSLIPGNENSVYRVINQLMRLGARVVHQGNAKVHVSGHASSEELLHIYNIVGPRNVMPIHGEIRHLVANGALAVKTGIPPQNVMLCEDGVAVDLKDGTARIAGQVPCGYIYVDGSSVGEIDETELKDRRILATEGFVSVYAVVETKTGTILAGPDIQARGVAEDDAVFGEILPDVTNALQEALDKGNQDAHSLQQVMRRTLGRFVGRRLKRRPMIVPVVIEA; translated from the coding sequence ATGCGCATCACCCCGCTCGGCGGGCTCGGCGAGGTCGGCCGCAACATGACCGTCTTCGAGCTCGCGGGCAAGCTCCTCATCGTCGACTGCGGTGTCCTCTTCCCCGAGGAGGACCAGCCCGGCGTCGACCTCATCCTCCCCGACTTCTCCTCCATCGAGGACCGGATGGACGACGTCGTCGCCCTGGTCCTGACCCACGGGCACGAGGACCACATCGGTGGCGTGCCCTACCTCCTGCGCCTGCGCGAGGACATCCCGCTGGTCGGCAGCGAGCTCACCCTCGCCTTCGTCGAGGCCAAGCTCAAGGAGCACCGCATCCGCCCCGTCCTCGACGTCGTCACCGAGCACGAGGAGGTCTCCTACGGCCCCTTCGACATGGAGTTCGTGGCCGTCAACCACTCCATCCCGGACGCCATGGCCGTGTTCATCCGCACCGAGGCCGGCAACGTCCTGGCCACCGGCGACTTCAAGGTCGACTCCCTGCCCATCGACGGGCGCATCACGGACCTGCGCTCCTTCGCCCGCTTCGCCGACGAGGGCGTCGACCTCTTCTGCGTCGACTCCACCAACGCCGAGGTCCCCGGGATGATCGGCCACGAGAACCAGATCGGCCCGGTCCTGGACAACGTCTTCGCCGAGTCCGACCAGCAGATCATCGTCGCCTCCTTCGCCAGCCACGTGCACCGCGTCCAGCAGGTGCTCGACGCCGCCGCCGACCACGGCCGCCGCGTCGCCCTCGTCGGGCGCTCCATGGTGCGCAACATGGGCATCGCCGCCGAACGCGGCTACCTCAAGGTTCCCGACGGCGTCCTCATCGACGCCCGCGACCTGCCCTCGCTGCCCGAGGACCAGCGCGTCCTCATGGTCACCGGCTCCCAGGGCGAGCCCATGGCGGCCCTGTCGCGCATGGCCCACGGCGAGCACCGCACCATCACCGTCGAGCCGGGCGACACGGTCATCTTCGCCTCCTCCCTCATCCCCGGCAATGAGAACTCGGTGTACAGGGTCATCAACCAGCTCATGCGCCTGGGTGCGCGCGTCGTCCACCAGGGCAACGCCAAGGTCCACGTCTCCGGCCACGCCTCCTCCGAGGAGCTGCTGCACATCTACAACATCGTCGGCCCGCGCAACGTCATGCCGATCCACGGCGAGATCCGTCACCTCGTCGCCAACGGCGCCCTGGCCGTCAAGACCGGCATCCCGCCCCAGAACGTCATGCTCTGTGAGGACGGCGTCGCCGTCGACCTCAAGGACGGCACCGCCCGCATCGCCGGGCAGGTGCCCTGCGGTTACATCTATGTCGACGGCTCCAGCGTCGGCGAGATCGACGAGACCGAGCTCAAGGACCGCCGCATCCTCGCCACCGAGGGCTTCGTCAGCGTCTACGCCGTCGTCGAGACCAAGACCGGCACCATCCTCGCCGGCCCAGACATCCAGGCCCGCGGCGTCGCCGAGGACGACGCCGTCTTCGGCGAGATCCTCCCCGACGTCACCAACGCCCTCCAGGAGGCCCTCGACAAGGGCAACCAGGACGCGCACTCCCTCCAGCAGGTCATGCGCCGCACCCTGGGACGCTTCGTCGGACGCCGGCTCAAGCGCCGCCCGATGATCGTGCCCGTCGTCATCGAGGCCTGA
- the gltX gene encoding glutamate--tRNA ligase, which translates to MSATHLPLTVPAVGSSPIRVRFCPSPTGTPHVGMVRTCLFNWAYARHTGGTFVFRIEDTDAARDSEESFHAILDSLSWLGLDWDEGVGKGGPHKPYRQSQRMDLYRQVAAELFEAGYLYESFSTPEEVEERHRARGEDPKLGYDGFDRDLSQEQKAAFRAQGREPVLRLRMPDEDITFDDLVRGPITFKAGSVPDYVVVRANGDPLYTLVNPVDDAAMGITHVLRGEDLLSSTPRQVVLYRALMAIGRAQVMPRFGHLPYVMGEGNKKLSKRDPESNLLIHRYRGMVPEGLLNYLALLGWSLSKDRDVFSPAELIASFDVADVNPNPARFDPKKCAAINAEHVRLLESEDFRDRLVPYLADAFPDPADPQWVSRPLVSAPVFAELTEREQTVLSSAAPLIQTRVQLLGEAREMLGFLFTSDDALELDATAVSKLKDSAPAVLDAALAALEGLGAHEWGTTRLEEVLREAIVEGLGIKPRLAFGPLRVAVTGRQVSPPLFESMEILGAESSLARLRALRARLG; encoded by the coding sequence ATGAGTGCCACCCACCTCCCGCTCACCGTTCCCGCCGTCGGCTCCTCGCCCATCCGCGTGCGTTTCTGCCCCTCCCCGACGGGCACCCCGCACGTCGGCATGGTCCGCACCTGCCTGTTCAACTGGGCCTACGCGCGCCACACGGGCGGCACCTTCGTCTTCCGCATCGAGGACACTGACGCCGCCCGCGACTCCGAGGAGTCCTTCCACGCGATCCTCGACTCCCTGTCCTGGCTCGGCCTGGACTGGGACGAGGGCGTCGGCAAGGGCGGGCCTCACAAGCCCTACCGCCAGTCCCAGCGCATGGACCTGTACCGGCAGGTCGCCGCCGAGCTGTTCGAGGCCGGCTACCTCTACGAGTCCTTCTCCACCCCCGAGGAGGTTGAGGAGCGCCACCGCGCGCGCGGGGAGGACCCCAAGCTCGGCTACGACGGCTTCGACCGGGACCTCAGCCAGGAGCAGAAGGCCGCTTTCCGTGCCCAGGGGCGCGAGCCGGTCCTGCGCCTGCGCATGCCCGACGAGGACATCACCTTTGACGATCTCGTGCGCGGCCCCATCACCTTCAAGGCCGGATCCGTGCCCGACTACGTCGTCGTGCGCGCCAACGGCGACCCTCTCTACACGCTCGTCAACCCCGTCGACGACGCCGCCATGGGCATCACCCACGTTCTGCGCGGCGAGGACCTGCTGTCCTCCACACCCCGCCAGGTGGTCCTCTACCGCGCCCTCATGGCGATCGGCCGGGCCCAGGTCATGCCCCGCTTCGGCCACCTGCCCTACGTCATGGGCGAGGGCAACAAGAAGCTGTCCAAGCGGGACCCGGAGTCCAACCTCCTCATCCACCGCTACCGGGGCATGGTCCCCGAGGGCCTGCTCAACTACCTGGCACTGCTGGGCTGGTCCCTGTCCAAGGACCGGGACGTCTTCAGCCCCGCCGAGCTCATCGCCTCCTTCGACGTTGCCGACGTCAACCCGAACCCCGCGCGCTTCGACCCGAAGAAGTGCGCGGCCATCAATGCCGAGCACGTGCGCCTGCTTGAGAGCGAGGACTTCCGCGACCGGCTCGTGCCCTACCTCGCGGATGCCTTCCCCGACCCGGCCGACCCGCAGTGGGTCAGCCGCCCGCTGGTCAGCGCCCCGGTCTTCGCCGAGCTCACCGAACGTGAGCAGACGGTGCTCTCGTCCGCCGCCCCCCTCATCCAGACCCGCGTGCAGCTGCTCGGCGAGGCCCGCGAGATGCTGGGCTTCCTGTTCACCAGCGACGACGCGCTCGAGCTGGACGCCACCGCCGTGTCCAAGCTCAAGGACTCCGCGCCCGCCGTCCTCGACGCCGCCCTGGCCGCGCTCGAGGGGCTGGGGGCGCACGAGTGGGGCACCACCCGCCTCGAGGAGGTCCTGCGCGAGGCCATCGTCGAGGGCCTGGGCATCAAGCCCCGCCTCGCCTTCGGCCCCCTGCGCGTGGCCGTCACCGGGCGGCAGGTCTCCCCGCCGCTGTTCGAGTCCATGGAGATCCTGGGCGCCGAGTCCTCACTCGCACGCCTGCGGGCGCTGCGCGCTCGCCTGGGCTGA
- a CDS encoding PfkB family carbohydrate kinase produces MLRPPCFISTGSVLVDLPLRVERVPAPGGAVTAVSSGPVVGGGYTVVSTVARQGLPTALAATLGTGPNSAQVRREMLSDGVELVVDELVGDIGTCTTLIEPSGRRTFITTEGIEAEPQVEDLERLELIEGDWVYCTGYDLAHASSAKPLSDWLLTLPQGVGLILDLGPAQAEIGDAILMPILARTTLLTGNMLEITEIIARLGSPDRLRGAAPQALVVRRTGVHGCELWLPTGEHLEVAGFACDVVDTTGAGDTHTGVLVTGLMDGLDVVSAARRANAAAAEAVSRLGPARAPRRNEIDALLAEG; encoded by the coding sequence GTGCTGCGCCCACCCTGCTTCATCTCGACCGGCTCGGTCCTCGTGGACCTGCCGCTGCGCGTCGAGCGCGTGCCCGCACCCGGCGGCGCCGTCACCGCCGTCTCCTCAGGGCCCGTCGTCGGCGGCGGCTACACGGTCGTCTCCACCGTCGCCCGCCAGGGCCTGCCAACCGCCCTCGCCGCGACCCTGGGCACCGGGCCGAACTCGGCCCAGGTGCGCCGCGAGATGCTCAGCGACGGCGTTGAGCTCGTCGTCGACGAGCTCGTCGGGGACATCGGCACCTGCACCACACTCATCGAGCCCTCAGGCAGGCGCACCTTCATCACCACCGAGGGCATCGAGGCCGAGCCCCAGGTCGAGGACCTCGAGCGCCTGGAGCTCATCGAGGGCGACTGGGTCTACTGCACCGGCTACGACCTCGCCCACGCCAGCTCCGCCAAACCCCTGTCCGACTGGCTCCTCACCCTGCCGCAGGGGGTTGGGCTCATCCTCGACCTCGGGCCCGCCCAGGCCGAGATCGGCGACGCCATCCTCATGCCCATCCTCGCCCGCACCACCCTGCTGACGGGCAACATGCTCGAGATCACCGAGATCATCGCCCGCCTGGGCAGCCCCGACCGGCTGCGCGGGGCCGCGCCCCAGGCCCTGGTCGTGCGGCGCACCGGCGTGCACGGCTGCGAGCTGTGGCTGCCCACGGGCGAGCACCTGGAGGTGGCCGGCTTCGCTTGCGACGTCGTCGACACCACTGGGGCGGGGGACACGCACACCGGGGTCCTCGTCACCGGCCTCATGGACGGCCTCGACGTCGTCTCGGCCGCCCGCCGGGCCAACGCAGCCGCCGCCGAGGCCGTCTCCCGGCTCGGACCGGCCCGCGCCCCCCGACGCAACGAGATCGACGCCCTGCTCGCCGAGGGCTGA
- a CDS encoding fumarylacetoacetate hydrolase family protein translates to MKIARFSTGDELRYGIVEGLPDGERSPSGESPGHLIVLTGDPLYQVPEATGEVIPLSEARLVSPVIPRSKVIGIGKNYAAHAAEMGSEAPAEPIVFIKPNTSVIGPDAPIVLPPWTREAHYEAELAVVIKSLAKDLSPEQAPRVILGYTVANDVSARDAQRSDTTWARAKGFDTSCPLGPWIEVPEPGRAPGDGVFDPANALIRTRVDGRVVQEGSTRDMITDVAHLISYVSQVFTLLPGDVLLTGTPAGVGEIRAGQRVEVEVEGIGSFSNPVVRR, encoded by the coding sequence ATGAAGATCGCGCGTTTCTCCACCGGTGACGAGCTCCGCTACGGCATTGTCGAGGGGCTGCCCGACGGCGAGCGCTCGCCGTCGGGAGAGTCCCCGGGACACCTCATCGTCCTCACGGGCGACCCCCTCTACCAGGTCCCCGAAGCCACCGGAGAAGTCATCCCCCTGTCCGAGGCCCGCCTCGTCTCACCGGTGATTCCCCGCTCCAAGGTCATCGGCATCGGCAAGAACTACGCGGCCCACGCCGCTGAGATGGGCAGCGAGGCACCAGCCGAGCCCATCGTGTTCATCAAGCCCAACACCTCGGTCATCGGGCCCGATGCGCCCATCGTCCTGCCCCCCTGGACGCGGGAGGCCCACTACGAGGCCGAGCTCGCCGTCGTCATCAAGTCCCTGGCGAAGGACCTCAGCCCCGAGCAGGCCCCCCGGGTCATCCTGGGCTACACCGTCGCCAACGACGTCTCCGCCCGCGACGCCCAGCGCTCGGACACCACCTGGGCCAGGGCCAAGGGCTTCGACACCTCCTGCCCGTTGGGCCCCTGGATCGAGGTCCCCGAGCCCGGGCGGGCCCCCGGCGACGGCGTCTTCGACCCCGCCAACGCCCTCATCCGCACCCGCGTGGACGGCCGGGTGGTCCAGGAGGGCAGCACACGCGACATGATCACGGACGTCGCCCACCTCATCTCCTACGTCTCGCAGGTCTTCACCCTGCTGCCGGGTGACGTCCTGCTCACCGGCACCCCCGCCGGCGTCGGCGAGATCCGTGCCGGGCAGCGCGTCGAGGTCGAGGTCGAGGGCATCGGCTCCTTCTCCAACCCCGTCGTGCGCCGCTAA
- a CDS encoding alanine/glycine:cation symporter family protein: MALLNDLLGTLSNWLFGTILVWLLIGAGLLLTIRSRGVQLRHLGAILRSVSGSRSGAEGGISSFQAFAVGLACRVGTGNIVGVALALVLGGPGAVFWMWVVALVGTATAFTEATLGQVFKVRRGDGSYRGGPAFYIASGLGLPTVGGIFAVLFMVANGLAMPMVQANAMTATLGSSVSSTFGANVSPWVWAALVALLVAPVLLGGLRSIARVTELMAPLMAGVYLVLVAAIILTHPAQTISALGEIVSGAFGLRQGLAGVAGGVSAAILNGVRRGLFSNEAGLGGAACAAGSATVRHPVQQGFIQSFGVLVDTLLICTATALAILVAGAENPSVYQAGVTGADGADLSGTLTQTAIASVLGDWTSWPMTILVLVLAYSTILGAFSYAEVSLDYLTRAPWVTTALRVGAVACAFIGGGTALTTVWTFADVLLGLGAVINLVALALLGTWAVGALRDWEAQRRALADGEAEEIRFVATDNPHLPGNLPGDVWAPALR, encoded by the coding sequence GTGGCGCTGCTCAACGATCTCCTTGGCACACTGTCGAACTGGCTGTTTGGAACCATCCTCGTCTGGCTCCTCATCGGCGCAGGCCTGCTACTGACCATCCGCAGCCGTGGCGTCCAGCTGCGCCACCTCGGCGCCATCCTGCGCTCCGTCTCCGGCTCGCGCTCCGGCGCTGAGGGTGGTATCTCCTCCTTCCAGGCCTTCGCCGTCGGCCTGGCCTGCCGGGTGGGCACCGGCAACATCGTCGGCGTCGCCCTCGCCCTGGTCCTGGGAGGGCCGGGCGCCGTCTTCTGGATGTGGGTCGTCGCTCTGGTCGGCACCGCCACCGCCTTCACCGAGGCGACCCTGGGACAGGTGTTCAAGGTGCGGCGCGGTGACGGCTCCTACCGTGGGGGGCCCGCCTTCTACATCGCCAGCGGGCTGGGCCTGCCTACCGTTGGCGGCATCTTCGCCGTCCTGTTCATGGTCGCCAACGGCCTGGCCATGCCCATGGTCCAGGCCAACGCCATGACCGCCACCCTCGGCTCCTCGGTCTCCTCCACCTTCGGCGCCAACGTGAGCCCCTGGGTGTGGGCCGCGCTCGTCGCCCTCCTCGTCGCCCCGGTGCTCCTGGGCGGCCTGCGCTCCATCGCCCGCGTCACCGAGCTCATGGCCCCGCTCATGGCCGGTGTCTACCTCGTGCTCGTCGCCGCCATCATCCTCACCCACCCCGCCCAGACCATCAGCGCGCTCGGCGAGATCGTCTCCGGGGCCTTCGGCCTGCGCCAGGGCCTGGCGGGAGTCGCCGGAGGCGTGTCCGCCGCCATCCTCAACGGTGTGCGCCGCGGCCTGTTCTCCAACGAGGCCGGGCTGGGAGGAGCGGCCTGCGCCGCCGGCTCCGCCACCGTGCGCCACCCCGTCCAGCAGGGCTTCATCCAGTCCTTCGGGGTCCTTGTGGACACGCTGCTCATCTGCACGGCCACCGCTCTGGCCATCCTCGTCGCCGGGGCCGAGAACCCGTCCGTCTACCAGGCGGGCGTCACCGGGGCCGACGGCGCCGACCTGTCCGGCACACTCACCCAGACGGCGATCGCCTCCGTGCTGGGGGACTGGACCAGTTGGCCCATGACCATCCTCGTCCTCGTGCTCGCCTACTCCACCATCCTGGGGGCCTTCTCCTACGCCGAGGTCAGCCTCGACTACCTCACCCGCGCCCCCTGGGTGACCACCGCCCTGCGGGTGGGTGCCGTCGCCTGCGCCTTCATCGGCGGTGGGACCGCGCTGACCACCGTGTGGACCTTCGCCGACGTGCTCCTGGGACTGGGGGCCGTTATCAACCTCGTCGCCCTGGCCCTGCTGGGCACGTGGGCCGTGGGCGCCCTGCGCGACTGGGAGGCCCAGCGTCGCGCTCTCGCCGACGGCGAGGCTGAGGAGATCCGCTTCGTCGCCACCGACAACCCCCACCTGCCCGGGAACCTGCCCGGAGACGTCTGGGCCCCGGCACTGCGCTGA
- a CDS encoding alanine/glycine:cation symporter family protein, with the protein MPALSAHDLATRLSTFSDTFYTYVLAVLLVAVGLYLTARTRAVQVRHFGAMVRTITSSRSGAEGGISSFQAFAVGLAARVGIGNVAGVAIAIVAGGPGALFWMWVVALIGMATSFTESTLAQVFKERGRDLTFHGGPAFYIKNGLGSRAWGAVFAAICIVSVGITVVMVQTNALAGVVHATVETVSPWMVGVALVLLVLPVVLGGLKGVARVTEVVAPLMALVYVLVTLVVMAMNVTELPTVLAQIIKGALGLDSALFGIAGGLVAAVLNGVRRGLFSNEAGLGTVPNAAGTATVAHPVQQGLIQAFGVFVDTILVCSATGFLILLATDTYQPGEEGLVGAVLTQQAVVEHLGAWALWPMVVLIFVLVFSTVLGCYSYSQVNVNFLGGERRAEQALGLMLTAAAFAGTVLDLPVVWALTDIALGFLGLMNLIVVVLLSRWVLGALKDWEAQRAAGTELPVFHGHGNPLLPGDTVDGVWED; encoded by the coding sequence ATGCCCGCGCTGAGCGCTCACGACCTCGCCACCCGCCTGAGCACCTTCTCCGACACCTTCTACACCTATGTCCTGGCCGTCCTGCTCGTCGCCGTCGGCCTGTACCTGACCGCCCGCACCCGCGCCGTCCAGGTGCGCCACTTCGGCGCGATGGTCCGCACGATCACCTCCTCGCGCTCGGGCGCTGAGGGCGGCATCTCCTCCTTCCAGGCCTTCGCCGTCGGCCTGGCCGCCCGCGTGGGCATCGGCAACGTCGCCGGTGTCGCCATCGCCATCGTCGCCGGCGGGCCCGGCGCCCTGTTCTGGATGTGGGTCGTGGCCCTCATCGGCATGGCCACCTCCTTCACCGAGTCCACCCTCGCCCAGGTCTTCAAGGAGCGCGGACGCGACCTCACCTTCCACGGCGGGCCCGCCTTCTACATCAAGAACGGCCTGGGCTCGCGGGCCTGGGGTGCCGTCTTCGCCGCCATCTGCATCGTCAGCGTCGGCATCACCGTCGTCATGGTCCAGACCAACGCGCTGGCCGGCGTCGTGCACGCCACCGTCGAGACCGTGTCCCCCTGGATGGTCGGCGTCGCCCTCGTCCTGCTCGTCCTGCCCGTCGTGCTCGGCGGGCTCAAGGGCGTTGCCCGCGTCACCGAGGTCGTCGCCCCGCTCATGGCGCTGGTCTACGTGCTCGTCACGCTCGTCGTCATGGCCATGAACGTCACCGAGCTGCCCACCGTCCTCGCCCAGATCATCAAGGGCGCCCTCGGCCTCGACTCCGCGCTCTTCGGCATCGCCGGGGGCCTGGTCGCCGCCGTCCTCAACGGTGTGCGCCGCGGCCTGTTCTCCAACGAGGCCGGTCTGGGCACCGTCCCCAACGCCGCCGGCACCGCGACCGTGGCCCACCCCGTCCAGCAAGGGCTCATCCAGGCCTTCGGGGTCTTCGTCGACACGATCCTCGTGTGCTCCGCCACCGGATTCCTCATCCTGCTCGCCACCGACACCTACCAGCCCGGCGAGGAGGGGCTGGTCGGCGCGGTCCTCACCCAGCAGGCCGTCGTCGAGCATCTGGGGGCATGGGCCCTGTGGCCCATGGTCGTGCTCATCTTCGTCCTCGTCTTCTCCACGGTCCTGGGCTGCTACTCCTACTCCCAGGTCAACGTCAACTTCCTGGGCGGCGAGCGCCGCGCCGAGCAGGCCCTGGGCCTGATGCTCACCGCCGCCGCCTTCGCCGGCACCGTCCTCGACCTGCCGGTCGTGTGGGCCCTGACGGACATCGCCCTCGGGTTCCTGGGCCTGATGAACCTCATCGTCGTTGTCCTGCTCTCGCGCTGGGTCCTCGGTGCCCTGAAGGACTGGGAGGCCCAGCGGGCCGCCGGTACCGAGCTGCCCGTCTTCCACGGTCACGGCAACCCCCTCCTGCCCGGTGACACCGTCGACGGCGTCTGGGAGGACTGA